A window of Ictidomys tridecemlineatus isolate mIctTri1 chromosome 1, mIctTri1.hap1, whole genome shotgun sequence contains these coding sequences:
- the Or13a1 gene encoding olfactory receptor 13A1, which translates to MKLWMKILLIVPENPPNPGTMSNKTMVTEFILQGFSEHPQYHVLLFSCFLSLYSVALTGNVLIILAITFNPGLHTPMYFFLFNLATMDIICTSSIMPKALKGLVSEKNFISFGGCMAQLYFLTWSASSELLLLTVMAYDRYAAICHPLHYSTMMSKAFCSMLATGVWVLCAFNTAIHTGLMMRLSFCGPNIITHFFCEVPPLLLLSCSSTYANSVMIVLADAFYGILNFLMTIVSYGFIISSILKMRTSEGKQKAFSTCSSHLIVVCMYYTAVFYAYISPVSSYSAEKSKVAGVLYTMLSPTLNPLIYTLRNKEVKAALAKFFPFFRR; encoded by the coding sequence ATGAAACTGTGGATGAAGATTCTCCTAATAGTCCCAGAAAACCCTCCCAACCCAGGGACCATGAGCAACAAGACAATGGTAACAGAGTTTATCCTGCAGGGCTTTTCGGAGCACCCACAATACCATGTACTCTTATTCAGTTGTTTCCTCTCCCTCTACTCAGTGGCCCTCACAGGGAATGTCCTCATCATCTTGGCCATCACCTTCAATCCTGggctccacacccccatgtactttttcctgtTCAACTTGGCTACTATGGACATTATCTGTACCTCCTCCATCATGCCCAAGGCACTGAAGGGTCTGGTGTCAGAGAAGAACTTCATATCCTTTGGAGGCTGCATGGCACAGCTTTATTTCCTCACATGGTCTGCATCCTCAGAGCTGCTGCTCCTCACGGTCATGGCCTATGACCGGTATGCAGCCATCTGCCACCCACTGCATTACAGCACCATGATGAGCAAGGCATTCTGCAGCATGCTGGCCACTGGAGTGTGGGTGCTTTGTGCCTTCAACACTGCCATCCACACAGGGCTGATGATGCGTTTGAGTTTCTGTGGCCCTAACATCATTACGCATTTCTTCTGTGAGGTTCCTCCACTGCTCCTTCTCTCCTGCAGCTCCACCTATGCGAACAGTGTCATGATTGTCCTGGCTGATGCCTTCTATGGCATATTAAACTTCCTGATGACCATTGTGTCATATGGGTTCATCATTTCTAGCATCCTGAAGATGAGGACTTCAGAAGGGAAGcagaaagccttctccacctgttcaTCCCACCTCATTGTGGTGTGCATGTACTACACTGCTGTCTTTTATGCCTACATAAGCCCTGTCTCCAGCTACAGTGCAGAGAAAAGCAAGGTGGCTGGGGTGCTATACACCATGTTGAGTCCTACCCTCAACCCTCTCATTTATACTTTGAGAAACAAGGAGGTCAAAGCAGCTCTTGCGAAGTTCTTCCCCTTCTTCAGACGTTAA
- the LOC101962011 gene encoding olfactory receptor 6C4, giving the protein MDKLVEGELSNRTTVHEFILEGFPAVQHLGHLFFLVHLLAYLTSIMGNMLIITIIWADHRLQTPMYFFLSNFSFIECCFITTVIPKLLTIFLSGRQTISFAACFTQDFIFLFLGATVFFLLSVLSLDRYLAICKPLHYPTIMNPRMCYLLVASCLALGFFFMVVPVAMLSQLTFCGPNVIPHFFCDFGPLTNLSCSDTRSIEILFFNLAFFVLGSSLVITIIAYSNIVVTIMRLPSAKERQRAFSTCSSHLLVLSLMYVSCVFIYIKPNQASRLDSNREAALVNTVVTPLLNPLIYTLRNKQVHQALKDALSRVKLQK; this is encoded by the coding sequence ATGGATAAGCTGGTGGAGGGGGAACTAAGTAACAGGACAACAGTGCATGAGTTCATTCTGGAGGGCTTTCCTGCAGTGCAACACCTGGGTCACCTCTTCTTCCTGGTGCACTTACTTGCATATCTGACCTCCATCAtgggaaacatgctcataatcACAATAATCTGGGCAGACCATCGTCTCCAGACAcctatgtacttcttcctcagcaaTTTCTCCTTTATCGAGTGCTGCTTTATAACCACAGTTATTCCAAAATTGCTGACCATCTTTCTGTCAGGGAGACAAACAATTTCCTTTGCTGCCTGCTTCACACAAgacttcatctttctttttctgggaGCAACTGTATTCTTTCTTCTGTCTGTGTTATCCCTGGACCGATACCTGGCCATTTGCAAACCTTTGCATTATCCCACTATCATGAACCCAAGGATGTGTTACCTTCTGGTTGCTTCCTGCTTAGCTTTGGGGTTCTTCTTCATGGTGGTCCCAGTTGCAATGCTTTCCCAGTTAACCTTCTGTGGCCCCAATGTCATCCCTCACTTTTTCTGTGATTTTGGACCTCTGACAAATCTCTCCTGTTCTGACACCAGATCTATTGAAATATTGTTCTTCAACCTTGCTTTTTTCGTCCTTGGCTCATCCCTGGTGATAACCATCATTGCATATAGCAACATAGTAGTCACAATCATGCGTCTTCCATCTGCCAAGGAGCGACAAAGAGCTTTCTCCACCTGCTCTTCTCACCTCTTGGTCCTCTCACTGATGTATGTCAgttgtgtcttcatatatataaaaccaaaccAAGCAAGCAGGCTGGACTCCAACAGAGAGGCTGCTCTTGTGAACACAGTGGTGACCCCATTGCTGAATCCTTTGATTTACACCCTGCGCAACAAGCAGGTCCACCAGGCTCTGAAGGATGCTCTGTCCAGGGTGAAATTGCAGAAATAG
- the LOC101962303 gene encoding olfactory receptor 6C74 → MEKLVEGELRNRTTVQEFILEGFPAVQHLGHVFFLVHFLAYLTSIMGNMLIITIIWADHRLHIPMYFFLSNFSFIECCLITTVIPKLLTIFLSGRQTISFAACFTQDFICLFLGATVFFLLSVLSLDRYLAICKPLHYPTIMNPRMCYLLVASCLALGFFFMVVPVAMLSQLTFCGPNVIPHFFCDFGPLTNLSCSDTRSIEILFFNLAFFILGSSLVITIIAYSNIVVTIMRLPSAKERQRAFSTCSSHLLVLSLMYISCVFIYVKPNQASRLDSNREAALVNTVVTPLLNPVIYTLRNKQVHQALRDALSRVKLQK, encoded by the coding sequence atggaaaagttgGTGGAGGGGGAACTAAGGAACAGGACAACAGTGCAAGAGTTCATTCTGGAGGGCTTTCCTGCAGTCCAGCACCTGGGTCACGTCTTCTTCCTGGTGCACTTCCTTGCTTATCTGACCTCCATCAtgggaaacatgctcataatcACAATAATCTGGGCAGACCATCGTCTCCACATAcctatgtacttcttcctcagcaaTTTCTCCTTTATAGAGTGCTGCTTAATAACCACAGTTATTCCAAAATTGCTGACCATCTTTCTATCAGGGAGACAAACAATTTCCTTTGCTGCCTGCTTCACACAAGATTTCATCTGTCTTTTCCTTGGAGCAACTGTATTCTTTCTTCTGTCTGTGTTATCCCTGGACCGATACCTGGCCATTTGCAAACCTTTGCATTATCCCACTATCATGAACCCAAGGATGTGTTACCTTCTGGTTGCTTCCTGCTTAGCTTTGGGGTTCTTCTTCATGGTGGTCCCAGTTGCAATGCTTTCCCAGTTAACCTTCTGTGGCCCCAATGTCATCCCTCACTTTTTCTGTGATTTTGGACCTCTGACAAATCTCTCCTGTTCTGACACCAGATCTATTGAAATATTGTTCTTCAACCTTGCTTTTTTCATCCTTGGCTCATCCCTGGTGATAACCATCATTGCATATAGCAACATAGTAGTCACAATCATGCGTCTTCCATCAGCCAAGGAGCGACAAAGAGCTTTCTCCACCTGCTCTTCTCACCTCTTGGTCCTCTCACTGATGTATATCagttgtgtgttcatatatgtgaAACCAAACCAAGCGAGCAGGCTGGACTCCAACAGAGAGGCTGCTCTTGTGAACACAGTGGTGACCCCATTGCTGAACCCTGTGATTTACACCCTGCGCAACAAGCAGGTCCACCAGGCTCTGAGGGATGCTCTGTCCAGGGTGAAATTGCAGAAATAG
- the LOC101962868 gene encoding olfactory receptor 6C74: MGFRNETTMSEFTLLGFPAVQHLGKILFLVHLLAYLASVTGNMFIITITWTDHRLQTPMYFFLSSFSFCEFCFITTVIPKLLSIFLLGQQTINFTSCLTQAFSFLFLGSTIFFLMTVMSLDRYLAICKPLHYPTIMSLKVCFLLVFFCYTLSFIFIAGVILKVSQLSFYGSNIISHFFCDLGSLIHLSCSETRSVEILAFGIALFILFTSLIITIIAYSNIVVTIMHLPSAKDRQRAFSTCSSHLLVLSLMYGSCVFIYVKPKQASRLDSNREAALVNTVVTPLLNPVIYTLRNKQVHQAMRDALSRVKLQK; the protein is encoded by the coding sequence ATGGGGTTTAGAAATGAGACAACCATGTCAGAGTTCACCTTGTTGGGGTTTCCTGCAGTCCAGCATCTGGGAAAGATCCTCTTCCTGGTGCACCTGCTGGCATACCTAGCCTCAGTCACAGGAAACATGTTTATAATCACCATCACCTGGACTGACCATCGCCTTCAAACAcctatgtacttcttcctcagcagTTTCTCTTTCTGTGAATTCTGTTTCATCACCACAGTTATTCCTAAATTGCTGTCCATCTTTCTTTTAGGACAGCAAACAATTAATTTTACATCTTGTCTCACAcaagccttttcttttttatttcttgggtCAACAATTTTCTTCCTCATGACTGTGATGTCCTTGGATCGATACCTGGCCATCTGCAAGCCTCTACACTACCCAACTATCATGAGCCTGAAGGTTTGTTTCCTTCTGGTGTTTTTCTGCTACACTTTGTCCTTCATTTTTATCGCTGGTGTGATCCTGAAGGTTTCCCAGTTATCCTTTTATGGCTCCAACATCATATCTCATTTCTTCTGTGACTTAGGCTCCTTGATCCATCTCTCCTGTTCTGAGACCAGATCTGTTGAAATACTGGCCTTTGGTATAGCTTTGTTTATCCTTTTTACATCTCTCATTATAACCATCATTGCATACAGCAACATAGTAGTCACAATCATGCATCTTCCATCAGCCAAGGATCGACAAAGAGCTTTCTCCACCTGCTCTTCTCACCTCTTGGTCCTCTCACTGATGTATGGCagttgtgtcttcatatatgtaaaaCCAAAGCAAGCGAGCAGGCTGGACTCCAACAGGGAGGCTGCTCTTGTGAACACAGTGGTGACCCCACTACTGAACCCTGTGATTTACACCCTGCGTAATAAACAGGTCCACCAGGCTATGAGGGATGCTCTGTCCAGGGTGAAATTGCAGAAATAG